A portion of the Thiohalorhabdus denitrificans genome contains these proteins:
- a CDS encoding peroxiredoxin: MSEENVTEGVTAPDFELEATRDGKVRLSDLRGRPVVLYFYPRDNTPGCTQEGQEFRDLYPQFQELGAEVLGVSRDSLASHEKFAAKQEFPFPLLADPEEEACGAYGVMKEKNMYGKKVWGIERSTFVIDAEGMIRHAHRKVKVAGHAEQVLEEVKALAG, from the coding sequence ATGAGCGAGGAGAACGTCACGGAGGGCGTGACCGCCCCCGATTTCGAGCTGGAGGCCACCCGCGACGGCAAGGTGCGGCTGTCGGATCTGCGCGGCCGGCCGGTGGTGCTGTACTTCTATCCCCGCGATAACACCCCGGGCTGCACGCAGGAAGGCCAGGAGTTCCGGGACCTGTACCCGCAATTCCAGGAGCTCGGCGCCGAGGTCCTCGGGGTGTCCCGCGACAGCCTGGCCAGCCACGAGAAATTCGCCGCCAAGCAGGAGTTTCCGTTCCCCCTGCTCGCCGATCCCGAGGAGGAGGCCTGCGGCGCCTACGGGGTCATGAAGGAAAAGAACATGTACGGCAAGAAGGTCTGGGGCATCGAGCGCTCCACCTTCGTCATCGACGCCGAGGGGATGATCCGCCACGCCCATCGCAAGGTGAAGGTGGCCGGCCACGCCGAGCAGGTGCTGGAGGAGGTGAAGGCCCTCGCCGGGTGA
- a CDS encoding TraB/GumN family protein: protein MDQAARPAGQEAAPIPTEGPTRTIQLGETRITLLGTAHVSRASAEEVTEQIRSGRYDAVAVELCPSRYRTLTQPEAWGEMDLFRVIREGRAGMLASHLALTAYQQRLADQLGVDPGAEMRSAIDAAEEADLPLWCVDREVGTTLKRLLWGVPWTQRLSLMGGLLTSFLSRDRVTEEEIERLKEGDWLESTFGEFAERSPLLYEHLVQERDRYMVGRLRQELEGDGPRHVLVVIGAGHLAGMAERLEHPPETEPAAELAELDRLPPKKRWLRAIPWVVVAAVVVGFVIGFQRSPELGLQMVGEWVLINGGLSALGAALAGAHILTILGAFLAAPLTSLNPTVGAGMVVAAIEAGLRRPRVADFTTLRNQVTHLQGWWKNRVARILLVFVLSTLGSAVGTYLAGFRIIGKLV, encoded by the coding sequence ATGGATCAGGCAGCCCGACCGGCCGGCCAGGAGGCGGCACCCATTCCCACCGAAGGACCCACCCGAACCATCCAGCTGGGAGAGACCCGGATCACCCTTCTCGGCACGGCCCACGTTTCCCGGGCCAGTGCCGAGGAGGTGACCGAGCAGATCCGCAGCGGCCGCTACGACGCGGTGGCCGTGGAGCTGTGCCCCTCCCGCTACCGCACCCTCACCCAGCCCGAGGCGTGGGGGGAAATGGACCTGTTCCGGGTCATCCGCGAGGGGCGCGCCGGCATGCTCGCCTCCCACCTCGCCCTCACCGCCTATCAGCAGCGGCTGGCGGACCAGCTCGGCGTCGACCCCGGCGCCGAGATGCGCTCGGCCATCGACGCCGCCGAGGAGGCGGACCTGCCGCTGTGGTGCGTGGACCGCGAGGTGGGCACCACCCTCAAGCGGCTCCTGTGGGGCGTCCCCTGGACCCAGCGCCTGTCCCTGATGGGCGGCCTCCTGACCAGCTTCCTCAGTCGGGACCGGGTTACCGAGGAGGAGATCGAGCGCCTCAAGGAGGGCGACTGGCTGGAGAGCACCTTCGGCGAGTTCGCCGAGCGCTCGCCGCTGCTCTACGAGCACCTGGTCCAGGAGCGGGACCGCTACATGGTGGGCCGTCTGCGCCAGGAGCTGGAGGGGGACGGCCCCCGCCACGTGCTGGTGGTGATCGGCGCCGGCCACCTCGCCGGCATGGCGGAGCGCCTGGAGCATCCCCCGGAGACCGAGCCCGCCGCGGAGCTCGCCGAGCTGGATCGGCTTCCCCCCAAGAAGCGCTGGCTGCGCGCCATCCCCTGGGTGGTGGTGGCGGCGGTGGTGGTCGGCTTCGTCATCGGCTTCCAGCGCAGCCCGGAGCTGGGACTGCAGATGGTCGGCGAGTGGGTGCTCATCAACGGCGGGCTCAGCGCCCTGGGCGCCGCCCTCGCCGGGGCCCATATCCTGACGATCCTGGGCGCCTTCCTGGCCGCGCCGCTCACCTCCCTGAACCCCACCGTGGGGGCCGGCATGGTGGTGGCGGCCATCGAGGCCGGCCTGCGCCGGCCCCGAGTGGCCGACTTCACCACCCTCCGCAACCAGGTCACCCACCTGCAGGGCTGGTGGAAAAATCGCGTGGCCCGCATCCTGCTGGTGTTCGTGCTCTCCACCCTCGGCTCGGCGGTGGGCACCTACCTGGCCGGTTTCCGCATCATCGGCAAGCTGGTTTAA
- a CDS encoding GNAT family N-acetyltransferase produces MYESEHRDDIASFPAAEWDALAGDDPFLSHAFLSALERTGCVGPGTGWHPAPIGVRDEAGTLVGAAPLYLKDHSFGEYVFDWGWAGGAERAGVPYYPKLVAAVPFSPVTGARLLVAEGRDGEAVRERLLTTATELADRFRCGAVQWLFPRPADQRALEAAGYLGRRDVQFHWYNRGYTDFEGFLADFSSAKRKQARKERRRAAETGLEIAVHHGHEVSPELWAAFHEGYAITTEMRGAPAYLNRAFFEKLGRTLGDRVVLVTAHRDGEYVAGALNLRSDTALYGRYWSALEEHDFLHFEVCFYRGIDYAIAHGLERFEGGAQGEHKLKRGFVPTITSSAHWIRHPGLRQAVGDFLERETPQIRAYAEEAAGHLPFRDGLEVGVREAGD; encoded by the coding sequence ATGTACGAATCCGAGCACCGCGACGACATCGCTTCCTTTCCCGCGGCCGAATGGGACGCCCTGGCCGGGGACGATCCCTTCCTCTCCCATGCCTTCCTGTCCGCCCTGGAGCGCACCGGCTGCGTGGGCCCGGGTACCGGCTGGCACCCCGCGCCGATCGGGGTCCGCGACGAGGCGGGCACGCTGGTGGGCGCCGCGCCCCTCTACCTCAAGGACCACTCCTTCGGCGAGTACGTCTTCGACTGGGGCTGGGCGGGGGGCGCGGAGCGCGCCGGGGTGCCCTACTACCCCAAGCTGGTGGCGGCGGTGCCCTTCTCCCCGGTCACCGGAGCCCGCCTGTTGGTGGCGGAGGGGAGGGACGGCGAGGCCGTGCGCGAGCGCTTGCTTACAACCGCCACGGAGCTCGCCGACCGCTTCCGCTGCGGGGCGGTGCAATGGCTGTTTCCGCGGCCGGCGGACCAGCGGGCCCTGGAGGCCGCCGGCTACCTGGGCCGGCGGGACGTGCAGTTCCACTGGTACAACCGGGGATACACCGATTTCGAGGGTTTCCTGGCCGATTTCTCCTCGGCCAAGCGCAAGCAGGCGCGCAAGGAGCGCCGCCGGGCGGCGGAGACGGGCCTGGAGATCGCCGTCCACCACGGCCACGAGGTTTCCCCGGAGCTGTGGGCGGCCTTCCACGAGGGCTACGCCATCACCACCGAGATGCGCGGCGCCCCCGCCTACCTGAACCGGGCCTTCTTCGAAAAACTGGGGCGAACCCTGGGCGACCGGGTCGTGCTGGTGACCGCCCATCGGGACGGGGAGTACGTGGCCGGGGCCCTCAACCTGCGATCGGACACCGCCCTGTACGGCCGCTACTGGAGCGCCCTGGAAGAGCACGATTTCCTCCACTTCGAGGTGTGCTTCTACCGCGGCATCGACTACGCCATCGCCCACGGGCTGGAGCGTTTCGAGGGAGGCGCCCAGGGCGAGCACAAGCTCAAGCGCGGCTTCGTCCCCACCATCACCAGCAGCGCCCACTGGATCCGCCATCCCGGGCTGCGCCAGGCGGTGGGGGACTTCCTGGAACGGGAGACGCCGCAGATCCGGGCCTACGCCGAGGAGGCGGCCGGACATTTGCCGTTCAGGGATGGTTTGGAGGTGGGAGTGCGGGAAGCGGGGGATTGA
- a CDS encoding lysophospholipid acyltransferase family protein: protein MLTAVRTVLFYLGLGVVTPLFAIPLLAAWPLPFAVREAIARGWCRTVLFWLRLTCGIRHRVEGLENLPDYPAVILSKHQSAWETIAYRTFFPAHLSWVLKRDLFRIPFYGWSLVALEEIGIDRGSGREALRQVEEKGQAHLASGRWVVVFPEGTRVAPGETGKYAQGGARLAVAAGAPVVPVALNSGRLWGRGDWRKHPGTITVRIGPTFEPEGYTAAGLNRAVRDWIEEQMVELEDRPEPIREAVHT, encoded by the coding sequence GTGCTGACCGCCGTGCGCACGGTGCTGTTCTACCTGGGTCTGGGGGTGGTGACGCCGTTGTTCGCCATCCCCCTGCTGGCGGCCTGGCCGCTGCCCTTCGCCGTGCGCGAAGCCATCGCCCGCGGCTGGTGCCGGACCGTGCTCTTCTGGCTGCGCCTGACCTGCGGCATCCGCCACCGCGTGGAGGGCCTGGAGAACCTCCCCGACTATCCGGCGGTGATCCTCTCCAAGCACCAGTCCGCCTGGGAGACCATCGCCTACCGCACCTTCTTCCCGGCCCACCTCTCCTGGGTGCTGAAGCGGGACCTGTTCCGCATCCCCTTCTACGGCTGGTCCCTGGTGGCCCTGGAGGAGATCGGTATCGACCGCGGCTCGGGCCGGGAGGCCCTGCGCCAGGTGGAGGAGAAGGGCCAGGCCCATCTCGCCTCGGGGCGCTGGGTGGTGGTGTTCCCCGAGGGCACCCGGGTGGCGCCCGGCGAGACCGGCAAGTACGCCCAGGGCGGGGCGCGGCTGGCGGTGGCGGCGGGGGCGCCGGTGGTGCCCGTGGCCCTGAACTCCGGCCGCCTTTGGGGGCGCGGGGACTGGCGGAAGCACCCTGGAACCATCACCGTGCGCATCGGTCCGACGTTCGAGCCCGAGGGCTACACCGCCGCGGGGCTGAACCGGGCCGTGCGTGACTGGATCGAGGAGCAGATGGTGGAGCTGGAGGACCGTCCGGAGCCCATTCGGGAGGCCGTGCACACCTAG
- the gmhB gene encoding D-glycero-beta-D-manno-heptose 1,7-bisphosphate 7-phosphatase, producing the protein MAMETPPVILLDRDGVLNEDRTDYVKSLAEWVWLPGVREALARLHGAGVRVGVLTNQSCVNKGILAPETLEAIHGRMREEAAAAGGRIDAVFHCPHVDANRCDCRKPLPGLIRQAAVHFGRDPGEMPFVGDAARDLEAAAAAGAPPVLVRTGKGGATEAGALPAGTVVHDDLAAFVAALLGPAREEAAC; encoded by the coding sequence ATGGCGATGGAGACCCCGCCGGTGATCCTGCTCGATCGCGACGGCGTGCTCAACGAGGACCGCACCGACTACGTGAAATCCCTGGCGGAGTGGGTCTGGCTGCCCGGGGTCCGGGAGGCCCTGGCGCGGCTGCACGGGGCCGGCGTGCGGGTGGGCGTGCTCACCAACCAGTCCTGCGTGAACAAGGGCATCCTGGCCCCGGAGACCCTGGAGGCCATCCATGGGCGGATGCGCGAGGAGGCGGCGGCCGCCGGCGGCCGCATCGACGCCGTCTTCCACTGCCCGCACGTGGACGCGAACCGCTGCGACTGCCGCAAGCCGCTGCCCGGCCTGATCCGGCAGGCGGCGGTCCATTTCGGCCGCGATCCGGGGGAGATGCCCTTCGTGGGCGACGCCGCCCGGGACCTGGAGGCGGCCGCCGCCGCCGGCGCACCCCCGGTGCTGGTACGCACCGGCAAGGGCGGTGCCACCGAGGCCGGTGCGCTGCCGGCGGGCACCGTCGTCCACGACGATCTGGCGGCCTTCGTGGCGGCCCTGCTGGGCCCGGCCCGGGAGGAGGCGGCGTGCTGA
- the glyS gene encoding glycine--tRNA ligase subunit beta: MSEGVSTRPLLLEIGVEELPAGMQPRLAAELESALQAALREHDLLGEGPARTYSTPRRLAVFCPAVAERQPDREVEHRGPPVSAAFDDSGNPTKAATGFAGRFGVGPEDLERRATDGGEYLFFTEQQTGRGAMEVLGEILPQVIEGLPVPKRMRWGDQEWGFARPIHWLLALFGEDVVPFEVGGISSDRFTRGHRYHAPDPVHLDAADDGEYRGLLHEAFVEADPTERRRQIEAEIRNQAERAGGRIPQGDLIEGLLEEVSGLVEWPVPFTGGFDEKFLELPKEVLVTSMEKHQKFFPVEDGDGGLLPTFVGVANIDSKDPEALRAGHDRVLRARLEDARFFWAEDRKRPLAERVDALKHVVFQAKLGTLFDKAERLAVLAPAVTEAFDPSVASLAERAGWLAKADLLTDMVDEFDNLQGIMGGYYATADGEDPQVAAALAEQYRPGHAKDRLPETATGTALAIADRLDTMVGCFGIGLEPTGTKDPFALRRAAIGVQRMAIEKGIHLDLPDLLGRAFGAFGDRLERSREETVNAVIDFLNDRLEPMYTEAVGQPVYRDVVAGAEQVTAEQGAGAVAGPDKNQVAAILSLRPTDPFDAHLRLKGLLALLAHPNAEALIAANKRIGNILRKAEEEVPEGYDAEALTEAEERALAEAFEGVRPRFQAAVEAGDYTTALLALAELREPADRFFDAVLVMAEDDAVRRNRLALLGTIHAAFLRVADLSKLPG, encoded by the coding sequence ATGAGTGAGGGAGTGAGCACCCGTCCCCTGCTGCTGGAGATCGGCGTCGAGGAGCTGCCGGCCGGCATGCAGCCCCGCCTGGCGGCGGAGCTGGAGAGCGCCCTGCAGGCGGCCCTGCGCGAGCACGACCTGCTGGGGGAGGGCCCCGCGCGCACCTACTCCACGCCGCGCCGGCTGGCGGTGTTCTGCCCGGCGGTTGCCGAGCGCCAGCCGGACCGGGAGGTGGAGCACCGCGGTCCGCCCGTGTCCGCGGCCTTCGACGATTCCGGCAACCCCACCAAGGCGGCCACCGGCTTCGCCGGCCGCTTCGGCGTGGGGCCGGAGGACCTGGAGCGCCGCGCCACCGACGGCGGGGAGTACCTGTTCTTCACCGAGCAGCAGACCGGCCGCGGCGCCATGGAGGTGCTGGGCGAGATCCTGCCGCAGGTGATCGAGGGCCTACCGGTGCCCAAGCGCATGCGCTGGGGCGACCAGGAGTGGGGCTTCGCCCGGCCCATCCACTGGTTGCTGGCCCTGTTCGGCGAGGACGTGGTGCCCTTCGAGGTGGGCGGCATCAGCAGCGACCGTTTCACCCGGGGCCACCGCTACCACGCCCCCGATCCGGTGCACCTGGACGCCGCCGACGACGGGGAGTACCGGGGCCTCCTGCACGAGGCCTTCGTGGAGGCGGACCCCACCGAGCGGCGCCGTCAGATCGAGGCGGAGATCCGCAACCAGGCCGAGCGGGCCGGCGGCCGTATTCCCCAGGGGGACCTGATCGAAGGCCTGCTGGAGGAGGTGAGCGGCCTGGTGGAGTGGCCGGTGCCCTTCACCGGCGGCTTCGACGAGAAATTCCTGGAGCTGCCCAAGGAGGTGCTGGTGACCTCCATGGAGAAGCACCAGAAGTTCTTCCCGGTGGAGGACGGCGACGGCGGGCTGCTGCCGACCTTCGTGGGCGTGGCCAACATCGACTCCAAGGACCCGGAGGCCCTGCGGGCCGGCCACGACCGGGTGCTGCGGGCCCGTCTGGAGGACGCCCGCTTCTTCTGGGCGGAGGACCGCAAGCGGCCCCTGGCCGAGCGGGTGGACGCCCTCAAGCACGTGGTCTTCCAGGCCAAGCTCGGCACCCTGTTCGACAAGGCGGAGCGCCTGGCGGTGCTGGCCCCGGCGGTGACGGAGGCCTTCGACCCCTCCGTGGCGTCCCTGGCCGAGCGCGCCGGCTGGCTGGCCAAGGCCGACCTGCTCACCGACATGGTGGACGAGTTCGACAACCTCCAGGGGATCATGGGCGGGTACTACGCCACCGCCGACGGCGAGGATCCCCAGGTGGCCGCAGCCCTGGCCGAGCAGTACCGCCCCGGGCACGCCAAGGACCGCCTCCCCGAGACGGCCACCGGCACCGCCCTGGCCATCGCGGACCGCCTGGACACCATGGTGGGGTGCTTCGGCATCGGCCTGGAGCCCACCGGCACCAAGGATCCCTTCGCCCTGCGCCGGGCCGCCATCGGCGTCCAGCGCATGGCCATCGAGAAGGGCATCCATCTGGATCTCCCGGACCTGCTGGGGCGGGCCTTCGGGGCCTTCGGCGACCGGCTGGAGCGGAGCCGGGAGGAGACGGTGAATGCGGTCATCGACTTCCTCAATGACCGCCTGGAGCCCATGTACACCGAGGCGGTGGGACAGCCCGTTTACCGGGACGTGGTGGCCGGGGCGGAACAGGTGACCGCGGAGCAGGGCGCCGGGGCCGTAGCCGGGCCCGATAAGAACCAGGTGGCCGCCATCCTCAGCCTGCGTCCCACCGACCCCTTTGATGCCCACCTGCGGCTCAAGGGCCTGCTGGCCCTGCTGGCCCACCCCAATGCCGAGGCCCTCATCGCCGCCAACAAGCGCATCGGCAACATCCTGCGCAAGGCGGAGGAGGAGGTGCCGGAGGGCTACGACGCCGAGGCCCTCACCGAGGCCGAGGAGCGGGCCCTGGCCGAGGCCTTCGAGGGGGTGCGCCCGCGCTTCCAGGCCGCCGTGGAGGCCGGCGACTACACCACGGCCCTCCTGGCGCTGGCGGAGCTGCGCGAGCCCGCCGACCGGTTCTTCGACGCCGTGCTGGTGATGGCCGAGGACGACGCCGTGCGGCGCAACCGTCTGGCGCTGCTGGGGACCATCCACGCCGCCTTCCTGCGGGTGGCCGACCTGTCCAAGCTGCCGGGGTAG
- a CDS encoding glycine--tRNA ligase subunit alpha encodes MNFQQLIFALERYWSEQGCVIQQPYDVEVGAGTFHPATFLRSLGPEPWRAAYVQPSRRPTDGRYGDNPNRLQYYYQFQVVLKPSPLEIQELFLGSLRRMGVDPLVHDIRFVEDDWESPTLGAWGLGWEVWLNGMEIAQFTYFQQAGGFDCSPVTGELTYGLERIAMYLQGVESVYDLAWDDHLSYGEIAHQNEVEFSRYNFELADTDLLFHQFTAHEAESKRLVEAGAPLPAYDQCLKCSHVFNMLDARHAISVTERARYIGRVRDLAKACAEGYLNRREELGYPLLKEARA; translated from the coding sequence GTGAACTTCCAGCAGCTGATCTTCGCCCTGGAGCGGTACTGGTCCGAACAGGGCTGCGTCATCCAGCAGCCCTACGATGTGGAGGTGGGGGCGGGGACCTTCCATCCCGCCACCTTCCTGCGCTCCCTCGGGCCGGAGCCGTGGCGGGCCGCCTACGTCCAGCCCAGCCGCCGGCCCACGGACGGCCGCTACGGGGACAACCCCAACCGCCTCCAGTACTACTACCAGTTCCAGGTGGTGCTGAAGCCCTCGCCGCTGGAGATCCAGGAGCTGTTCCTGGGGTCGCTGCGGCGCATGGGCGTGGATCCGCTGGTCCACGACATCCGCTTCGTGGAGGACGACTGGGAGTCGCCCACCCTGGGCGCCTGGGGGCTGGGCTGGGAGGTGTGGCTGAACGGCATGGAGATCGCCCAGTTCACCTACTTCCAGCAGGCCGGGGGCTTTGATTGCTCCCCGGTGACCGGCGAGCTCACCTACGGGCTGGAGCGCATCGCCATGTACCTGCAGGGGGTGGAGTCGGTGTACGACCTGGCCTGGGACGACCACCTCTCCTACGGCGAGATCGCCCACCAGAACGAGGTGGAGTTCTCGCGCTACAACTTCGAGCTGGCGGACACCGATCTGCTCTTCCACCAGTTCACCGCCCACGAGGCGGAGTCCAAGCGGCTGGTGGAGGCGGGGGCGCCCCTGCCCGCCTACGACCAGTGCCTGAAGTGCTCGCACGTGTTCAACATGCTCGACGCCCGCCACGCCATCAGCGTCACCGAGCGGGCCCGCTACATCGGTCGGGTGCGCGACCTAGCCAAGGCGTGCGCCGAGGGCTACCTCAACCGGCGGGAGGAGCTGGGCTATCCGCTCCTGAAGGAGGCGCGGGCATGA
- a CDS encoding prenyltransferase — protein sequence MATAEPRPEMLSSPLPRYLLATRPAFLTASALAVLVGLAAAGLRGPIAPVPALLTLLGAVLAHAGANALNDYYDALAGTDGRNTDRLFPYTGGSRFIQNGVMSPVAMARYGWILLAAAAVLGVLLLPRAGAGLLAVGAAGLLVGWAYSARGLRLSGRGLGEPMVLLGFGVLIPLGAGWVQRGGFVPETLLTGIPYGLLALNLLFINQFPDHRADAATGKRHWVVRLGPRRARWLYGGFALLAYAALAAAVVRGVLPRAALVALLPALLSMRAWRDLLRWAETPVLLEPAVRRTINALLAFGVLLAAGLWWAGRAVG from the coding sequence GTGGCCACAGCCGAGCCCCGCCCCGAGATGCTGAGCAGCCCGCTGCCCCGCTACCTGCTGGCCACCCGGCCGGCCTTCCTGACGGCGAGCGCCCTGGCGGTACTGGTGGGCCTCGCGGCCGCCGGGCTGCGCGGGCCGATTGCTCCCGTCCCGGCCCTGTTGACCCTCCTCGGCGCCGTGCTGGCGCACGCCGGGGCCAACGCGTTGAACGACTACTACGACGCCCTGGCGGGCACGGACGGCCGCAACACGGACCGCCTGTTCCCCTACACCGGGGGCAGTCGCTTCATCCAGAACGGGGTGATGTCGCCGGTGGCCATGGCCCGTTACGGCTGGATCCTGCTCGCGGCGGCCGCGGTGCTGGGGGTCCTCCTGCTGCCCCGGGCGGGCGCGGGGCTGCTGGCGGTGGGGGCGGCCGGCCTGCTGGTGGGCTGGGCCTATTCGGCGCGCGGCCTGCGCCTGAGCGGGCGCGGCCTGGGCGAGCCCATGGTGCTGCTGGGCTTCGGCGTGCTCATCCCCCTGGGGGCGGGCTGGGTGCAGCGCGGCGGCTTCGTGCCCGAGACCCTGCTGACCGGGATCCCCTACGGGCTGCTGGCCCTGAACCTGCTGTTCATCAACCAGTTCCCGGACCACCGGGCGGACGCGGCCACCGGCAAGCGGCACTGGGTGGTGCGCCTGGGGCCCCGCCGGGCCCGCTGGCTTTACGGCGGCTTCGCCCTGCTGGCGTACGCCGCGCTGGCGGCGGCGGTGGTCCGGGGCGTGCTCCCCCGCGCGGCCCTGGTGGCCCTGCTGCCCGCGCTGCTCAGCATGCGCGCCTGGCGGGACCTGCTGCGCTGGGCCGAGACCCCCGTCTTGCTGGAGCCCGCCGTGCGGCGCACCATCAACGCCCTGCTCGCCTTCGGCGTCCTGCTGGCGGCGGGCTTGTGGTGGGCCGGGCGGGCGGTGGGGTAG
- a CDS encoding primosomal protein N', with translation MNTLPIQSDEAATGTAPEGGGVVRVAVPVPLRRLFDYLPPESGSPPRPGTRVRVPFRGGERIGVVVAVEERSAVDPARLKRVAEVLDTDPLWPDPLFGLLRWAAGYYHHPEGEVFDAALPGALGRGGQPPEPPRLWTLTSEGREVEPASLGRAPRQRALLEALQDGPLSEAELRTIAPNLRGPLDRLAERGWIEARAGSRVAAPAVEPEPGPDLNPHQAAAVERITAAEGFDAFLLEGVTGSGKTEVYFHAIAPVLERGGQVLVLVPEIALTPQLLARFRRRLTPRLAVLHSGLAEGERLAGWEAARSGEAQVVIGTRSAVFTPLARPGLIILDEEHDPSFKQQEGFRYHGRDLALARGAREGVPVVLGTATPSLESLYNAERGRYRRLHLPERAGGADLPQVGLIDMRGVAEDGGLAPALLREVAATVERGEQALLFLNRRGFAPVLLCPGCGWTRECPHCDRPMTFHRGRRLLLCHLCGHHAPVPLQCPEAHCGNPDLQTVGQGVEQVEQALARHLPEARVVRVDRDTTQRKGSLEAKLDAIQSGQAQVIVGTQMVVKGHHFPGVTLVGVVAADGGLYSADFRARERLFQQVLQVAGRAGRAERPGRVWVQTHHPEHALFGPLRAHDYAAFAEMELAERRAALLPPFAPLALLRAEAGTAEAAQAFLEAARDLGREQAGPDGTRFLGPAPAPVERLEGRYRAQLLITAGDRKALHRALAPWAPALEGLRAGRDVRWSLDVDPADLF, from the coding sequence ATGAATACCCTGCCGATCCAGTCGGATGAAGCGGCCACCGGCACGGCCCCCGAAGGCGGGGGCGTGGTGCGGGTGGCCGTGCCCGTGCCGTTGCGCCGTCTGTTCGACTACCTGCCCCCGGAATCCGGTTCCCCGCCGCGGCCCGGCACCCGGGTACGGGTGCCCTTTCGCGGCGGGGAGCGCATCGGCGTGGTGGTGGCCGTGGAGGAGCGGTCGGCGGTGGATCCGGCTCGCCTCAAGCGCGTCGCCGAGGTTCTGGACACCGATCCCCTGTGGCCGGACCCTCTGTTCGGCCTGCTGCGCTGGGCGGCGGGCTACTACCACCACCCCGAGGGCGAGGTCTTCGACGCCGCCCTGCCCGGCGCCCTGGGCCGCGGGGGCCAGCCGCCGGAGCCGCCCCGACTGTGGACCCTCACTTCGGAAGGCCGGGAGGTGGAGCCCGCCTCCCTGGGCCGCGCCCCCCGCCAGCGGGCCCTGCTGGAGGCCCTGCAGGACGGGCCGCTGTCGGAGGCCGAGCTGCGCACCATCGCCCCCAACCTGCGCGGTCCCCTGGACCGCTTGGCCGAGCGGGGCTGGATCGAGGCCCGCGCGGGGTCCCGGGTGGCGGCCCCGGCGGTGGAGCCCGAGCCGGGGCCGGACCTCAACCCGCACCAGGCGGCGGCCGTGGAGCGGATCACGGCCGCGGAGGGCTTCGACGCCTTCCTGCTGGAAGGGGTGACCGGCAGCGGCAAGACGGAGGTCTACTTCCACGCCATCGCCCCGGTTCTGGAGCGGGGCGGGCAGGTGCTGGTGCTGGTTCCGGAGATCGCCCTCACGCCGCAGCTCCTGGCCCGTTTCCGGCGCCGGCTGACGCCCCGCCTGGCGGTGCTGCACTCCGGGCTGGCGGAGGGCGAGCGCCTGGCCGGCTGGGAGGCGGCCCGCTCCGGTGAGGCCCAGGTGGTGATCGGCACCCGCTCCGCCGTGTTCACCCCCCTGGCGCGGCCGGGGCTGATCATCCTCGACGAGGAGCACGACCCCAGCTTCAAGCAGCAGGAAGGGTTCCGCTACCACGGCCGGGATCTGGCCCTGGCGCGGGGCGCGCGGGAGGGGGTGCCGGTGGTCCTGGGCACGGCCACCCCCAGCCTGGAGAGCCTGTACAACGCCGAGCGGGGCCGCTATCGGCGGCTGCACCTGCCGGAGCGGGCCGGGGGCGCGGATCTGCCCCAGGTCGGCCTGATCGACATGCGCGGGGTGGCCGAGGACGGCGGCCTCGCCCCGGCCCTGCTGCGGGAGGTGGCCGCCACCGTGGAGCGCGGCGAGCAGGCCCTGCTGTTCCTCAACCGGCGCGGCTTCGCCCCGGTGCTGCTGTGCCCGGGCTGCGGCTGGACCCGGGAATGCCCTCACTGCGACCGGCCCATGACCTTCCACCGCGGCCGGCGGCTGCTGCTCTGCCACCTGTGCGGCCACCACGCCCCGGTGCCCCTTCAGTGCCCGGAGGCCCACTGCGGCAACCCGGACCTGCAGACGGTGGGCCAGGGGGTGGAGCAGGTGGAACAGGCCCTGGCTCGCCATCTGCCCGAGGCCCGGGTGGTGCGGGTGGACCGCGACACCACCCAGCGCAAGGGCAGCCTGGAGGCCAAGCTGGACGCCATCCAGTCCGGCCAGGCGCAGGTCATCGTCGGCACGCAGATGGTGGTCAAGGGGCACCATTTCCCCGGTGTGACCCTGGTGGGGGTGGTGGCGGCCGACGGCGGGCTGTACTCCGCAGACTTCCGCGCCCGGGAGCGCCTGTTCCAGCAGGTCCTGCAGGTGGCGGGCCGCGCCGGGCGGGCCGAGCGCCCGGGCCGGGTGTGGGTGCAGACCCACCACCCCGAGCACGCCCTGTTCGGCCCCCTGCGCGCCCACGACTACGCCGCCTTCGCCGAGATGGAGCTGGCCGAGCGCCGGGCCGCCCTGCTGCCGCCTTTCGCCCCCCTGGCGCTGCTGCGCGCCGAGGCCGGCACCGCCGAAGCCGCGCAGGCCTTCCTGGAGGCCGCCCGGGACCTGGGACGGGAACAGGCCGGGCCGGACGGGACCCGCTTCCTCGGGCCGGCCCCCGCGCCGGTGGAGCGCCTGGAGGGGCGCTACCGCGCCCAGCTCCTGATCACCGCCGGCGACCGCAAGGCCCTCCACCGGGCCTTGGCGCCCTGGGCGCCGGCCCTGGAGGGCCTTCGCGCCGGTCGGGACGTGCGCTGGTCCCTGGACGTGGACCCGGCGGACCTGTTCTGA